In Paenibacillus sonchi, the genomic stretch AAATCCTTCAGCATTTTGAGATTGGTTTCCCTGTATTGGGAATTGGATTCCCCCTTATTTTCGCCGCTGCTGTGGGCACTGTGCGCCCCGCTGTCATGCTTGCCGCCGGATGCTGTGCTTCCAAAGCTGGTCATGGCCATCTCCATGATTTTATCCTTCGCTTTATCACCGGCGCCGCGCATTGAACCGTTCTGCTGAAGCAGGCCGGACATCAGGGCTCCCCGTTTTTTGGACATCATCGTACTGACGGCTGCACCCAGCACCACACCGCATAAAAATGACGAAGTATTCATATCTCTAACCTCCTTGTATGGTAAAATCATGCTTAGTGTTCGCGGAAAGATTGCCGCTCATACAGCCTAACAACAAGAAAGCGAGATGAAAAAAGTGGGTAAAACAACAGCAATACTGCTGCTGTCCGCTCTTTTGCTGTCAGCCTGCAGCAATGGCGGCAGCAGCGGGAATACAGCCGCTGAAGCCACGGTGCAGCCTGCAGCGTCTGCTGCGCAGGCAGCTCCGGAGCCATCGGCCCAGGCCGCCGCAAGTCCGGAAGCAAGCTCAGCCCCTGAAGCGGAGCCATCAGCTGCACCGGCCGCAGCGGGCGCAGCGGGTGCCGCCTCAAGCTCAGCACCGCAGCCGGCGGGAGACAACAGCGCGGTGTCCGGTGAGCAGCCAGTTGGCGGTACCCCCGCCGCAGAAGTTCCCCTGCTTTACCACATGAACAAAAATTACGACATTGTACCCAATGCGGAAGGCACTAACAAAAAGGTCGTCCTGCTCACCTTCGATGATGGACCCAAGGAAGCGGATATGATCAATTCACTGATCGATACACTCGATAAGCATCATGCCAAGGCGATTTTCTTCGTAAACGGCTACCGGGTGAAGGAACACCCTGAGCTGCTGAAGCTCATCAAAGACCGCGGCGGCATTATCGGTAATCACAGCTGGGATCATATCGTACTGAAGGACAAGCCATACGCTGAAGTGAAGAAGCAAATTGAGGATGTGCAGAAAATTGTCAAGGAAGTCACCGGTGAAGCTCCGCACTTCTTCCGTCCGCCCCATGGCGCAGGCGGAGATGTAGGCAAGAAGATTGCTGCCGAGAACGGCCTGCTCTATATGACCTGGTCGGTCGGCTCTCTGGACTGGGAAATGAAGGAGAAGGACACCAACAAAACAGCAAAGCTGATCACCAACGTCACGGATCAGCTTCATTCAGGCAGCAACATCCTGATGCATGAGCTTCCGTGGACCGTAGAAGCCCTGGATACGCTGCTGACCACTCTGGAAGGCAAGGGCTACAGCTTTGCCGATCCCCGAAGCATCGAACTGAAAATGCGCTAAGCTGCGGCAGTACTTGCAGTTGCAAACAGCTGGGAGTGCTGTTACAAGTGCAATGGACAAAATCACCCTGGCGGGTGAATAATAACATGGGGCTTACGGCCGCAGGGACTCCCCACCGCTCCCAAATCAACGGGGGCATGCTGAAGACGGATCGTTGTATTCCTGCGATCTATCCGTAGCCGTTACGGACAGGAGAGCCGTTATTGAAGGAAGATTCGTCTATTTCGCAGGCTAACGGACTGAGCTGCCTTTATTTGTCCCTTTCCCCATTATTCCAGGCTCCATCGAACGATTTAACGGCTCCTGAGTCCGTAACTGCTGAAAAAGTAAGATTTTTGGCAAAATAAGGGCTCCTCTGTCACTAGCGTTGCATAAACACTGACATTAACCGCAATGACAATTGAATTTAGTGATTATTTTCACAATATATTCAGTCAAGAAGAAAATGAACGACCTTTCTTAAGCGTAGGTCATTGTCATCCATATTATTCCATAACACTCTTTATTTGTTGTTCTTGTTCTGCTCGATACCCGCTTTTTTCTGCTTCCGATCCACGATCCGTTTTTCGTTGACTGCTTTGGTGTAGGCTACTGGATGGTCGAGTGTCGGTGTTCTGCGCTTCGCCCCGGTCTTTCTTCGTCCTTTGGACGTTCGGGTCGGCCTTCGATTGAGCTCCTGGATGAATTCTTCCCACGTGTGCTCTTTGGCCGCATGAATTCGTAATCGTTTGAGGACTTCCCATTCTGTTTTCTCCGGCGCTTGCGTGTAACGAATGTACAGTGTCAGCGCATGGGCAATCAGAGAGAGGTACAAATGATTCCAGATTCCCTGCGGCTGGGTACTTTGCAAGCGAACCAACCGCAGATGCTGCTTCAGCCACTTAAAAAAGAGTTCGATCAGCCACCGGTGCTTGTATATCTCTGCGATATCTTCGGCGGAGGCCTCCCATTGCGTGGTCACAATTCGGTACAATCGTCCCTTTTCATCCGTAAATTCGACGAGACGAACGCGTTGCTCCATCGCCGTATATCCGCTCCCCATTTGGACGGTGGCGTCCCGCAGGATGCGGCTTCCTTCCGGAACGGGGTGCTCGTGGAGCACATTGGCTTGATGGTGGTCGGCGATGCGCATCACAAAATTCAGCCCACCTTCAATCCAGCGGTCCATCCGCTCGTAGCATACGTACCCGCGATCCAGGACATAGGTGACCTCTTCCTCGTGCAGCAACAGATCCGATCCTTCGTAGTCACTCACATTCCCCGTGGAAGGCACCATGTGCTGAACGAAGGTATGTTCCGGGGAAGTCACCGCGTACGAGACATGAATTTTAACGCCGCAGCGGTCCCGCGTCACCCGGGCCCAGTCAGACAAAAAGGCAGGAAGTTTCAAGCAACTGGCATCCACAAGAAGTAACCGCCCGACTCGCTGAAGCAGCCCGCTCGAGGCAGGACGGGACAGGTTTTTGATAAGATGGGTTAGGGCATAAAACAGATGTTCCAGCAAGGCCGTAGGCAACTGATTCATCCGCCGGCTGACCTGTGAAGCACTAATGCTTGGAAGCCCTAGGAGTTCCTGCAGATCAGGGGAAGCGTCGAGCTGCCACGCATACTCGCGGTAGGATTCCCAGCGCAAAAGATGAGCGGTTACCGAAAGCTGCAATAGTGCGAGGGTACGCAGCTTTTTTACCCCATAGTCCAAAGGGACGCAAGTGGGGGACAAGGTAGGCAATAAAGAAAGGCATTGACGAATGACGGTCATTTTAGGTATGTTATCCATGGTGAGTCTCCTTTTGTAAAGTTGGGGTTGGATAACGACCTACATCTTTACAATAGGGGATTTTTCAGTTTATGCCCATGAAAATAAAATAAAATTTCACAAATATAGTTAATTTATCTAAATCAAATGTTGTGGGAGCTTTTATGCAACGCTAGTGCTCCTCTGTCCGCTTCAGTCTGCGGATGGAGCCCCATCCTTCTGCATCGCTTATATCCTGTGAGTCTTCCAAGATATCCACATTTTTTTTACACTGTATAATTTCCTATACAAGAACAAAACGGCTGCGCTATCCTTTACCGGACAGTGTAGCCGTTTTTGATTTCAGTCTAGGGTTACTTATAGAACGACTCCAATTAAATCCTACGGCGTCTCCAAGTGGAAGTAGGGGAACTCATTTCACCCAGCCGCCGATTTCTGGTCAAAGGGTATACCGTTTTCCAGCATTCTTTTTGCATCGGCATGTAATGTATTAGCGTTGCCCTGCTCCCCGGCGGAGCGTCAGAACGTGCATTTCCGCGCGGCTCCCCCAGCGCAGCGGAAGATGTGCGGTGCCGAAGCCGCGGCTGATCAGCAATCCGGCTTTCTTTCCTGTGCCGTCATTTCTTGGGATAACATAGTGGCCGGCGTTATACTGGCGGTAGAAAGGATCTACATGCCTGTGGCCGACAAAAGGCAAAACCACCTGGCCTCCGTGGGTGTGGCCGGCAAGTACAAGGTCAGCCGGGACTTCGGATTGCCGGGTCAGCCAGAGCGGGTCATGGACAAGAATGATCCGGCAGAGCGGGGCCTCTGCGCTGGACAACGGCGGAAGCGGCCTATATGCTCTCTTGCCTCCCGTGCGCGGAAAATCCACCCCGGTAAGCAGCAACCTGCTCCCTTTTTTTGTATCGTAATGCTCTCATCCTGCAGCAGCTTTACTCCACTGCCGCGTATGATATTGTCCACAAGCGTTATATTCGCCCGGTAATCATGATTTCCATGTACAGCATAGGCAGGTGCGAGTGCTGCTGCCAGGGTCATATTATCGTACAGGCGTTTCATGGAAGCGCCCTTTTCCGTCAGGTCTCCTCCAAGGAAAACGGCATCTATTTCCCCTTCATCGGGCTCAGCCGCTTGACTGGAAGGCAGCGCCGGTGAATGTCTGAAATAAACAGGATGCGGAAGCCGTCAAATTCCTTGGGGAGAGCCTCAAGAAATATTTCCTCGGCAATAATATGGTTCCTGAAGGCAGCCGCCAGCATCAAAAATCCAAATAATACCAGCAAGAGCACGCAGATTCCCGCAATACCCAGCAGCCAGACAGCTACCATAAGGTATTCAGGTCCGGCGCCCCGTTGAGTCCCCACCACAACAGGAAGCCGAGCAGCAGTATAAAAATAATTATTAATGAATTAATGAACATTTTGCTGAAACGCAGCCGTTCGGAGGGGTAGGTTTCGGTCCGGGAAGGTGTGGCTGTTTCTCCGTCCGCAGACATTTCATCCCGTTTGGCCGCTTTCCTGGACGGTGCTGTGGAATAACGGCTTTTTCTCGACAGGGTACCTGATCCCGCGAAGGGCGTTTCAGCGGCTGTTTGGGATGCTGATGAAACGCGCGACCGATTTTTTCTTTTGGCCGCAGAAGGTTGTTCAGCTTTATTCGGTTTCTTGCGGGACTTTACCCGGCTGAGTTCTTCGCTCATGACGCCCTCCGGTAACGGATCACTAGACCCGAAAACACATCAATAATAAAATGGCACAGAATCGGTGCCCAAAGCGTTCCTGAATGGATGTAAATGTAACCCAGGCCGTAGCTGCTGAGGAACACCCACCCCGTTGGAATCCAGTGGCGCAGATATCGGACATGGATCACGGCAAACAATATGCTGGTCCAATAAGGTCCAAATGTATGTTGAACTGCTCCCCGGAACAACAGCTCCTCGCAGACGGACACGATGGCAGCAATGACAAGAATATGCCACAATGGCCTTTTGCCGAATAACAGCTCGTTAATCCCTCCGTCATCCATGCTGTCTTCAGGAACAATATGTGTCAGCAGGAAGTCCACAACCAGCATAATTGCAGCGAGCCCAAGGGCCCAATACACAAATTGTGCGTTGTCCGGAAAATTTAATATGTGAATGGGATTTCTTTTCTGCAATAATATCCATATCAAGCCGATAAATAAAGTAAGACCCTGCGTTATATACAGATTAAGTATAAGGAGCTTGTCAGTTAACTGCTGGGGATCAGCTTTTTTGATCTTGATATCGCCAAATTTGAATTTTTTCATTGTAACCTGCCTGTTCTATATTGTTTTTACATAAGATAATTTCCCTAGACGAAGGAGCATTAATTATGAACAGCCGTACCTCCCGCACTCAAATGTTATACACACTAGGTTTTCTGTTTTTTCTGATTTCCGCATTCGCCGCTTTTTTACGGGAGTGAAGGTCGGGGCCGACAAGACAGAGGCTAAATACGCACACCTCGATAATAAAGAAGCTGTCGAGGAATTCTCCGGCTCCTATCAGCAGCAGGATCTTGTTACCTTCTATCATAACGTATTTTTGCCCTACCGGGAATTCAAGCGCAATTGGAACGATGGGCTGGACAACCTGGCCCGCAGCACAGATGCACGCGAAAACGCTGCAGCACTGAAGAATCTCAGCATTCTGGCAGACAAGCAGTATGACAAGGTGACACAGGATTCCATTTTTACAAGTTCGCCTTTGCTTTACGAATCCCAGTTGAATATCCTGAAGAGTCTGACCTTGTTCTCCCAGGCCTCCAGCAAAGTAACCGCAGGCGCATCCGGGGCTGAAACGGCAAAAGTACTGAAAAACGACAATTTCACAGCCAACGCGGTCAAATTCGGCCTGCTGGCGCAGAAAAATTTCTATGACTCCATGCTCAAATGGGGGGCCAAGAGCAGCAGTAAAATTCCTGCGGAGGCCGGAGAGCTGAAAACCCTCTCTTTCGTGCAATGGAAAAAGATGCCCCTGCTGCTCAAAAACGCATCCATTGCCGACATTATGCTGAACCGCGCCATCTATGCAGCGTATGATCCGCAGGATATTACGGCCAAAATTGACGATATGATCTATTCCGGCACGGCCAGCTCGCTGAAACTTAAG encodes the following:
- a CDS encoding IS4 family transposase, encoding MDNIPKMTVIRQCLSLLPTLSPTCVPLDYGVKKLRTLALLQLSVTAHLLRWESYREYAWQLDASPDLQELLGLPSISASQVSRRMNQLPTALLEHLFYALTHLIKNLSRPASSGLLQRVGRLLLVDASCLKLPAFLSDWARVTRDRCGVKIHVSYAVTSPEHTFVQHMVPSTGNVSDYEGSDLLLHEEEVTYVLDRGYVCYERMDRWIEGGLNFVMRIADHHQANVLHEHPVPEGSRILRDATVQMGSGYTAMEQRVRLVEFTDEKGRLYRIVTTQWEASAEDIAEIYKHRWLIELFFKWLKQHLRLVRLQSTQPQGIWNHLYLSLIAHALTLYIRYTQAPEKTEWEVLKRLRIHAAKEHTWEEFIQELNRRPTRTSKGRRKTGAKRRTPTLDHPVAYTKAVNEKRIVDRKQKKAGIEQNKNNK
- a CDS encoding polysaccharide deacetylase family protein, which gives rise to MKKVGKTTAILLLSALLLSACSNGGSSGNTAAEATVQPAASAAQAAPEPSAQAAASPEASSAPEAEPSAAPAAAGAAGAASSSAPQPAGDNSAVSGEQPVGGTPAAEVPLLYHMNKNYDIVPNAEGTNKKVVLLTFDDGPKEADMINSLIDTLDKHHAKAIFFVNGYRVKEHPELLKLIKDRGGIIGNHSWDHIVLKDKPYAEVKKQIEDVQKIVKEVTGEAPHFFRPPHGAGGDVGKKIAAENGLLYMTWSVGSLDWEMKEKDTNKTAKLITNVTDQLHSGSNILMHELPWTVEALDTLLTTLEGKGYSFADPRSIELKMR
- a CDS encoding CPBP family intramembrane glutamic endopeptidase, with amino-acid sequence MKKFKFGDIKIKKADPQQLTDKLLILNLYITQGLTLFIGLIWILLQKRNPIHILNFPDNAQFVYWALGLAAIMLVVDFLLTHIVPEDSMDDGGINELLFGKRPLWHILVIAAIVSVCEELLFRGAVQHTFGPYWTSILFAVIHVRYLRHWIPTGWVFLSSYGLGYIYIHSGTLWAPILCHFIIDVFSGLVIRYRRAS